The Terriglobus tenax genome contains a region encoding:
- a CDS encoding tetratricopeptide repeat protein: MPIEITPRDSYSRQDVLRILRLHPRQLAGWERAGLSVLKDTYTFEDLVRLRRLRDLSASRISSRSIRAGLDAMQRVSGMANPLVEAAAVARRGSRLVFRHSGALVDPVTQQLLFDFDPQTARPLSVVRAHEVQLDKATQVQEMFLQAVQLEEHAATVAQAQQVYVDLLEMEPNHAPSCINLGTIYYNQKQYGRAEQLYRRATIADPTYALAFFDLGNVLDELQRLPEAIEAYKCAIALVPGYADAHYNMALAYERLGERRRALPHWLAYVRLDPIGPWSTHARSQARRILAGEKLSLVKRHASK; encoded by the coding sequence GTGCCCATCGAGATTACCCCAAGGGATAGTTATAGCCGCCAGGATGTACTGCGAATCCTGAGGCTGCACCCACGGCAACTTGCCGGCTGGGAGCGGGCTGGTCTCTCCGTCTTGAAAGATACCTACACCTTTGAAGACCTGGTACGTTTGCGCCGTCTGCGGGACCTGAGCGCTTCGCGGATCTCTTCCCGTTCCATCCGTGCTGGGCTCGATGCTATGCAGCGGGTTTCGGGTATGGCGAACCCCCTGGTGGAGGCAGCTGCGGTTGCCCGCCGCGGCTCGCGGCTGGTTTTCCGTCACTCCGGCGCCCTGGTTGACCCGGTTACGCAGCAGTTGCTCTTTGACTTCGATCCGCAGACCGCGCGGCCGCTCTCGGTGGTGCGCGCGCACGAGGTGCAGCTCGACAAGGCGACGCAGGTACAGGAGATGTTTCTGCAGGCGGTTCAGCTTGAAGAGCATGCGGCCACGGTTGCCCAGGCTCAGCAGGTCTATGTGGACCTGCTGGAGATGGAGCCGAACCACGCGCCCAGCTGCATCAATCTGGGAACCATCTACTACAACCAGAAGCAGTATGGCCGCGCCGAGCAGTTGTATCGCCGCGCGACGATCGCCGACCCCACCTATGCCCTGGCCTTCTTTGACCTGGGCAACGTGCTGGACGAGCTGCAGAGGCTGCCTGAGGCTATTGAGGCATACAAGTGCGCCATTGCGCTGGTGCCCGGCTACGCGGATGCTCACTACAACATGGCGCTGGCCTATGAGCGCCTGGGAGAGCGCCGCCGCGCCCTGCCGCACTGGCTGGCCTATGTCCGCCTGGACCCCATCGGTCCCTGGTCGACCCATGCCCGCAGCCAGGCCCGCCGCATCCTGGCGGGAGAAAAGCTCTCCCTTGTGAAACGCCACGCAAGCAAATAA
- a CDS encoding GGDEF domain-containing protein: MRLDETSIIVGQIILTALLAGFFYFFYRTSAPHSGIGLLCSVYVLATVSRSAFLFDTFLPIRFGDIFTLVTTILIYLAIKRYCSGAPLFERKDYCLVVALIVAAIYGMEAILTQGTLFKTKVLFFTIVVLRFAAGYRLLSLKAKRLPMYIVGTFLILYGFYGMVVILRHTGIPWIDPYLAAMLSNSIFLGNVALSTALALLLLYLFGERSFHQVEQLSFVDHLTGKLNRRGIEFYLDQELARCSRNYDQFSIVLLDLDHFKIINDTYGHPAGDEALRKVVSIIESEVRSEDLIGRLGGDEIVIILPSIPGSGAFTSANRICEAVASSGHSPFKLSLSIGVTEYHCGDSARTLLQRVDTALYDAKRSGRSCARFALATEDLHADNSIPLAEFRRG; the protein is encoded by the coding sequence ATGCGGTTGGATGAGACTTCGATTATTGTTGGCCAGATCATCCTTACAGCTCTCCTTGCTGGGTTCTTTTATTTCTTCTACAGAACAAGTGCGCCCCACTCCGGAATCGGTCTTCTGTGTTCCGTGTACGTTCTGGCGACAGTCTCCCGTTCTGCATTTCTCTTCGACACTTTTCTCCCTATACGGTTCGGCGATATTTTCACTCTCGTCACAACCATCCTGATCTATCTCGCCATCAAGAGATATTGTTCCGGGGCACCTTTGTTCGAGCGGAAAGACTACTGTTTGGTGGTCGCTCTGATCGTTGCAGCTATTTATGGCATGGAGGCCATCCTCACACAGGGGACTCTATTCAAAACGAAGGTGTTGTTTTTCACTATTGTCGTCTTGAGATTCGCTGCCGGCTACCGACTGCTCTCGCTCAAGGCAAAACGGCTGCCCATGTATATTGTCGGAACATTCCTGATTCTGTATGGCTTCTATGGAATGGTGGTCATTCTACGGCACACGGGAATTCCTTGGATTGATCCTTATCTGGCGGCCATGCTGTCCAACTCGATTTTTCTTGGAAATGTTGCGTTATCCACGGCATTGGCACTCCTCTTGCTCTATCTCTTCGGAGAGCGAAGCTTCCACCAAGTCGAACAGTTGTCGTTTGTAGACCACCTGACGGGCAAACTCAATCGGCGTGGAATCGAGTTCTATCTCGATCAGGAGCTCGCCCGGTGCTCGCGTAACTATGATCAGTTTTCTATCGTGCTTCTAGACCTGGACCATTTCAAGATAATCAACGACACCTATGGTCACCCTGCTGGCGACGAGGCACTCCGTAAGGTCGTTTCCATTATCGAATCTGAGGTGCGCTCAGAGGATTTGATTGGCCGTCTGGGTGGAGATGAAATCGTCATCATCCTGCCCTCCATCCCAGGATCCGGTGCATTCACATCTGCCAATCGTATCTGCGAAGCCGTGGCCTCCTCCGGTCATTCCCCTTTTAAGCTTTCGCTCAGCATTGGGGTGACGGAATATCATTGCGGCGACTCCGCCAGGACCCTTCTTCAACGCGTGGATACAGCCCTATATGATGCCAAGCGCTCCGGGCGGTCCTGTGCGCGGTTCGCTCTAGCTACGGAAGACCTTCATGCCGACAATTCCATTCCACTGGCCGAATTCAGGCGCGGTTAA
- a CDS encoding SOS response-associated peptidase family protein: MQADFGDAQQFTIVTTGANELMAKIHSRMPVILHRRDYDRWLDRGETERLPIDLLSPYEAEGMEMHEANPAVSSVRNNNPELLKK, from the coding sequence GTGCAAGCAGATTTTGGAGATGCTCAGCAATTCACCATCGTGACAACTGGCGCTAATGAGCTGATGGCGAAGATCCACTCGCGTATGCCGGTTATCTTGCACCGGAGAGACTACGACCGGTGGCTGGATCGGGGGGAAACTGAACGGCTTCCCATAGACCTACTGAGTCCTTACGAGGCGGAGGGGATGGAGATGCACGAGGCGAATCCAGCGGTGAGCTCTGTTCGCAATAACAACCCCGAACTGCTGAAAAAATAG
- a CDS encoding DUF6599 family protein has protein sequence MIRRWISAALLGVVVVTGAFAQQEQKPAATLQLPAAPLLPQSLGAWTLSSEKPAVTTASDDAIQKELGVKRTQSGVYLSGKNQLAISATQYIDATGAFAAFAAMRDPGTQPAPGKLGNDSAVKGNTVLFWSGPTLVSATFQAQPDYKALDTLNAGLPKRSGAAGKAPGLLSYLPKHGLRPESIRYALGPATYQRDGGQLNPSVVDFSKSPEIATGQYPHGTIVALYYPTPAIAGDRSRALLKDLLEHLPAGAKAESITVKRAGPIVALTYGQFSAEEAKTLLDQVHYETNISWNKPEGYVSEASKAAKLLVNIILGVGVMCLVALVLGVFFGGGRALIRVLRGKPASSMHDAEFIHLDLRQDLPPAANEK, from the coding sequence GTGATCAGGCGTTGGATTTCCGCGGCCCTGCTGGGGGTTGTTGTCGTAACCGGTGCGTTTGCGCAGCAGGAGCAGAAGCCTGCGGCAACGCTGCAACTTCCTGCCGCGCCGCTGCTGCCGCAGTCTCTGGGCGCATGGACGCTGAGCAGTGAAAAGCCCGCGGTCACCACGGCTAGCGATGACGCCATCCAGAAAGAGCTTGGCGTCAAGCGCACCCAGTCGGGTGTCTACCTCTCCGGCAAAAATCAGCTTGCCATCAGCGCTACGCAGTACATTGATGCCACCGGCGCGTTCGCTGCCTTTGCCGCAATGCGCGATCCCGGCACGCAGCCGGCTCCGGGCAAACTGGGCAATGACTCGGCGGTGAAGGGAAACACGGTGCTCTTCTGGAGCGGTCCGACGCTGGTCTCCGCCACCTTCCAGGCGCAGCCGGACTACAAAGCTCTGGATACATTGAACGCCGGCCTCCCGAAGCGGAGCGGTGCCGCCGGAAAGGCGCCCGGTCTGCTGAGCTACCTGCCGAAGCACGGCCTGCGCCCTGAAAGCATCCGGTATGCGCTTGGCCCCGCCACCTATCAGCGAGACGGCGGACAACTGAATCCATCGGTCGTGGACTTTTCCAAATCGCCGGAGATTGCGACCGGCCAGTATCCGCACGGAACCATCGTTGCCCTCTACTACCCCACGCCGGCCATCGCCGGTGACCGCTCCCGTGCGCTGCTGAAGGATCTGCTTGAGCATCTGCCCGCGGGGGCAAAGGCCGAGTCGATTACCGTGAAGCGCGCCGGCCCGATCGTCGCCCTGACCTACGGGCAGTTCTCGGCAGAAGAAGCCAAGACGCTGCTGGACCAGGTGCACTACGAAACCAACATCAGCTGGAACAAGCCTGAAGGCTACGTCAGCGAGGCCAGCAAGGCGGCAAAGCTGCTGGTGAATATCATCCTGGGCGTGGGTGTCATGTGCCTGGTGGCGCTGGTTCTGGGGGTCTTCTTCGGCGGCGGACGCGCTCTAATCCGCGTACTGCGCGGCAAGCCCGCCTCCAGCATGCACGATGCCGAATTTATCCATCTGGATCTGCGACAGGATCTTCCGCCGGCCGCCAACGAAAAGTGA
- a CDS encoding M20/M25/M40 family metallo-hydrolase, with translation MIRTRTLLFLCALACGAISPLAAQSADVAAVRTYADSHRREIVDEYLKLLSLPNVHGDAKALQANASLLSAMMKKRGVDTEIWPTSGGVPVVFGQKLVPGAKRTLLFYIHYDGQPVDAKRWAQPDPFVPVIRTDSIEAGGKVVTDLTNATYPDAWRIYARAAGDDRVPIEAILCALDALHSAPKENVKIILDGEEEGGGKGLSEVIQQYPDKLHSDLLIILDGPQHPSGRPTIYYGARGGASVNVTVYTAKQGMHSGNYGNWMPDANVRLAQLISSMVDVKGKVVIPGFYSDVLPFSAEARAMMDAVPDQSAQMQKDFGVGSLDGAASSLQEGLNMPSFSIHTMKGGEVGGVIAASATAEIAMRLVKDNEPRVMAQRVIDFIRAQGYFLVDKDPDVATLAAHPKIAKVTSRSLAATSGGAWRTDPKDPQAVFATNALKSAWGDGIVRIRTLGGSVPASPFIDAFRVPTIGISIANYDDNQHTDNENLRLGNLFEGMVTLASLMVQ, from the coding sequence GTGATCCGTACCCGTACCTTGCTGTTTCTGTGCGCGCTTGCCTGTGGCGCGATCTCTCCTCTCGCGGCACAGAGTGCCGATGTCGCCGCCGTCCGCACCTATGCTGACAGCCATCGCCGCGAGATCGTCGATGAGTACCTGAAGCTGCTGTCGTTGCCCAACGTGCATGGCGATGCGAAGGCGTTGCAGGCAAACGCCAGCCTGCTCTCCGCCATGATGAAGAAGCGCGGTGTCGACACGGAAATATGGCCGACCAGCGGTGGTGTGCCTGTGGTCTTTGGCCAGAAGCTGGTTCCCGGCGCAAAACGCACGCTGCTCTTCTATATTCACTACGACGGCCAGCCGGTGGATGCGAAGCGATGGGCACAGCCTGACCCGTTTGTCCCGGTCATCCGCACCGACAGCATCGAGGCCGGGGGCAAGGTGGTTACCGACCTGACCAACGCCACCTATCCTGATGCGTGGCGTATCTACGCCCGTGCCGCAGGCGATGACCGCGTGCCGATTGAGGCGATCCTCTGCGCGCTGGACGCGCTGCACTCCGCGCCGAAGGAGAACGTGAAGATCATTCTCGACGGCGAGGAAGAGGGCGGCGGCAAAGGGCTCTCCGAAGTGATCCAGCAGTACCCTGACAAGCTGCACTCGGACCTGCTCATCATTCTCGACGGTCCGCAGCACCCCAGCGGGCGCCCCACCATCTATTACGGCGCGCGTGGTGGAGCCAGTGTGAATGTGACCGTCTACACCGCCAAACAGGGCATGCACAGCGGCAACTACGGCAACTGGATGCCGGACGCCAACGTGCGCCTGGCGCAATTGATCTCCTCCATGGTGGATGTCAAAGGGAAGGTGGTCATTCCCGGCTTCTACAGCGACGTGCTCCCCTTCTCCGCTGAGGCTCGCGCGATGATGGACGCTGTACCGGACCAGAGCGCGCAAATGCAGAAGGACTTCGGCGTGGGCTCACTGGATGGCGCGGCAAGCTCATTACAGGAAGGCCTGAATATGCCGTCATTCAGCATTCACACCATGAAGGGTGGTGAGGTGGGTGGCGTGATTGCCGCCAGCGCCACGGCGGAGATTGCCATGCGCCTGGTAAAGGATAACGAGCCGCGCGTGATGGCGCAGCGCGTCATCGATTTCATCCGCGCGCAGGGCTACTTTCTTGTGGACAAAGACCCGGATGTGGCCACCCTGGCCGCACACCCGAAGATCGCCAAGGTCACCTCACGCTCGCTGGCAGCCACCAGCGGCGGAGCCTGGCGCACGGACCCGAAGGACCCGCAGGCGGTCTTCGCGACCAATGCGCTGAAGTCGGCCTGGGGAGACGGAATCGTGCGCATCCGCACCCTCGGCGGCAGCGTTCCGGCATCGCCGTTTATTGATGCCTTCCGCGTGCCGACCATCGGCATCTCCATTGCCAACTACGATGACAACCAGCACACCGACAACGAAAATCTGCGGCTGGGAAATCTGTTTGAAGGCATGGTGACACTGGCCAGCCTGATGGTGCAGTAA
- a CDS encoding cupin domain-containing protein yields MKLDIWRIAAALLLAAPSVFAQNPATPAANSATVLGPTVFHYGQLAVTKNATGEVRSVVKQPTATVDELEMHITTLNPGQTSHPAHKHVNEELILIDSGECETLSNGKWIKATKGDIIFNASNSLHQIRNVGTTPAQYHVINWSPNKK; encoded by the coding sequence ATGAAACTGGATATCTGGAGAATTGCCGCAGCCCTCCTGCTGGCTGCGCCCTCTGTATTTGCTCAGAACCCCGCCACACCTGCCGCGAACAGTGCAACTGTGCTCGGCCCAACCGTCTTCCATTACGGCCAGCTCGCCGTGACGAAAAACGCAACCGGAGAGGTACGTTCTGTCGTGAAGCAGCCCACGGCCACGGTGGATGAACTGGAGATGCACATCACCACCCTGAACCCAGGGCAAACCTCGCATCCGGCGCACAAGCATGTGAACGAAGAGCTGATCCTGATCGACAGCGGCGAGTGCGAGACGCTCTCCAATGGCAAGTGGATTAAGGCGACGAAGGGCGACATCATCTTCAACGCATCGAACAGCCTGCACCAGATACGCAACGTGGGTACGACGCCAGCGCAGTATCACGTCATTAACTGGTCGCCGAATAAGAAGTAG
- a CDS encoding M23 family metallopeptidase yields MRSLLLPAIVLLYAYPAMAQSGRPVRNAPPRISSSDKKPADKSFAWPTQLEMRVPFEPTAFPSGEKSYLMYELYLTNYGSSAHTFSRLEVLDADAGEAAPIASFDAEQLAAMVQPIGDISGKNKLTLGGGQSAIVFVSIATGRKAHFPRRVVHRIRMGDTALEGAGIATHHTTLHLFGPPLEGANWLAADGPSNDEDNHHRRGVLVMDGSPVDSRRYAIDWKQMQNGASFSGDARDVHSYYSYGNAVLAVADGRVITSKDGLPDNIPGHGEAFHPAVPITLETVAGNTITLDLGGGQFAYYMHLQPGSLRVKAGDHVRRGQLLARVGASGDAREPHLHFEVTTSPRLIRGEGVPYLIARYRSSSKGTQEEHTHDLPLDNEVIDFGEAMRSTRQHAP; encoded by the coding sequence ATGCGCTCTCTACTGCTTCCAGCAATTGTTCTCCTGTACGCCTATCCAGCGATGGCACAAAGCGGACGTCCGGTACGCAATGCTCCGCCCAGGATCAGCTCCAGCGATAAGAAACCTGCAGACAAATCGTTTGCGTGGCCAACGCAGCTTGAGATGCGCGTACCTTTTGAGCCCACGGCGTTCCCCTCCGGAGAGAAGTCATATCTGATGTATGAGCTTTACCTGACCAACTACGGATCGTCCGCTCATACCTTCAGCCGTCTTGAGGTGCTGGATGCGGATGCCGGGGAAGCCGCGCCGATTGCATCGTTTGATGCTGAACAGCTTGCCGCCATGGTGCAGCCCATCGGCGATATCTCCGGCAAAAACAAGCTGACGCTTGGCGGCGGGCAAAGTGCGATCGTCTTTGTCTCCATTGCCACCGGCCGTAAAGCGCACTTCCCCCGGCGCGTTGTACACCGCATCCGTATGGGCGATACAGCGCTGGAAGGAGCCGGGATCGCAACGCACCATACCACCCTGCACCTGTTCGGGCCTCCGCTGGAAGGAGCGAACTGGCTGGCCGCCGATGGCCCCAGCAACGACGAGGACAATCATCACCGGCGCGGCGTTCTCGTGATGGACGGCAGCCCGGTGGATTCGCGGCGTTATGCCATCGATTGGAAACAAATGCAGAATGGAGCATCGTTTAGCGGCGATGCACGGGATGTGCATTCTTACTACTCGTACGGCAACGCCGTATTGGCCGTTGCCGATGGCCGTGTGATCACCTCGAAGGATGGCCTTCCGGACAATATCCCCGGCCATGGAGAGGCATTTCATCCCGCGGTCCCCATCACGCTGGAGACGGTTGCGGGAAACACCATCACCCTTGATCTTGGTGGGGGCCAGTTCGCCTATTACATGCACCTGCAGCCCGGTAGCCTGCGCGTAAAAGCCGGTGACCACGTGCGGCGCGGCCAGCTTCTGGCCCGTGTCGGCGCTTCCGGAGACGCACGCGAGCCGCATCTGCACTTCGAGGTCACAACCTCGCCCAGGCTGATTCGCGGAGAAGGCGTTCCTTACCTGATCGCTCGCTATCGCTCCAGCAGCAAGGGAACCCAGGAAGAGCATACGCACGATCTCCCTCTCGATAACGAGGTCATCGACTTCGGGGAAGCGATGAGGAGTACACGCCAGCACGCGCCGTAG
- a CDS encoding alpha/beta hydrolase gives MSLYRLPCAVILLFASSLVSSQMPLPPPAAARPVPPTRDPHTPGYVAAKELSDAELPPANEDGNFILGPTHTPAPETLPRTDVPHGDVSAFVLDSADSRFYPGIAREAGTFGTPDPNDPAKLVVTTSHPAPYTRRVTVYVPKQYVPGTSAPFIIGADGPDAVLFTTLDSLIAEHRVPAMIVISISNGGGDAQGSERGLEYDTMSARYAEFVEHEVLPQVESRFHVKLTQDPEGRATMGGSSGGSCALIMAWYHPEWYHRVLTYSGTYINQQWPSDAKTPHGAWEFHEHLIPASPRKPLRIWMEVGDRDLLNPNVMRDNMHDWVLANENMARVLKAKGYHYQFVFAQNAGHTDRGVKQQTLPEALEYLWQGYRATGR, from the coding sequence ATGTCTCTCTATCGCCTGCCGTGTGCTGTCATTCTGCTCTTCGCGTCGTCTCTTGTCTCTTCGCAAATGCCGCTTCCGCCACCAGCAGCGGCCCGGCCGGTTCCGCCTACGCGTGATCCGCATACGCCGGGCTACGTTGCGGCGAAAGAACTATCAGATGCTGAGCTGCCTCCTGCGAATGAGGACGGCAACTTCATCCTGGGGCCGACGCATACGCCCGCTCCGGAAACGCTTCCCCGCACAGACGTGCCACACGGCGATGTCTCCGCGTTCGTTCTTGACTCGGCCGACAGCAGGTTCTATCCCGGCATCGCGCGGGAAGCCGGCACCTTCGGCACGCCTGATCCGAACGATCCTGCAAAGCTGGTGGTCACCACCAGTCATCCTGCACCATACACGCGCCGCGTCACGGTCTATGTACCGAAACAGTATGTTCCGGGTACATCCGCACCCTTCATCATCGGAGCGGATGGTCCGGATGCGGTGCTGTTCACCACGCTCGACTCACTGATCGCGGAACATCGCGTTCCAGCGATGATTGTCATCTCCATCTCCAACGGCGGAGGCGACGCGCAGGGCAGCGAACGCGGTCTGGAGTATGACACCATGTCCGCTCGCTATGCCGAGTTCGTGGAACACGAAGTTCTGCCGCAGGTAGAGTCGCGTTTTCATGTGAAACTCACGCAGGATCCCGAAGGCCGTGCCACCATGGGCGGAAGCTCCGGCGGGTCGTGTGCGCTGATCATGGCCTGGTATCACCCGGAGTGGTACCACCGCGTGCTTACCTACTCCGGCACCTACATCAACCAGCAGTGGCCCAGCGACGCGAAGACTCCACATGGCGCATGGGAGTTCCATGAGCACCTGATTCCCGCATCTCCACGCAAGCCCCTCCGCATCTGGATGGAGGTCGGCGACCGTGATCTGCTGAACCCCAACGTGATGCGTGACAACATGCATGACTGGGTGCTGGCCAACGAGAACATGGCCCGCGTGTTGAAGGCGAAGGGTTACCACTACCAGTTCGTCTTCGCGCAGAACGCAGGCCACACGGACCGTGGAGTGAAACAGCAGACGCTGCCCGAGGCGCTGGAGTATCTGTGGCAGGGATACCGGGCTACAGGACGATAG
- a CDS encoding helix-turn-helix domain-containing protein, with protein sequence MPLLPGPARKTPQPWTGLLLERHSVRSMEIPEHEHRDLCLHLQVTGNSDYEWWNEGKNRVEKSSPGSLIVLPAGTRDRLVWTGPSDRYLLSLKAEELAKLAEQTTGSPEVEFTPRWAAHDMALRNLVMEMGQQAENGWPLGSLYAGLLSLDLQHHLLRTYAGRPYKAPEFKGGLTRPRLRHALEFMNEHLGEDVSLEKIADELQLSPFHFARAFRISAGKTAHQYLLDRRMEEARHLLRSTRDDIAEIALHCGFQSPVNFTRTFRERVGATPSQWRAAAG encoded by the coding sequence GTGCCGCTGTTGCCCGGTCCTGCCCGGAAGACCCCGCAGCCGTGGACCGGCCTTCTGCTGGAGCGGCACTCCGTGCGGTCGATGGAGATCCCGGAGCACGAGCACCGCGACCTGTGCCTGCACCTGCAGGTGACCGGCAACTCCGACTATGAGTGGTGGAACGAAGGGAAGAACCGCGTCGAGAAGAGCTCTCCCGGATCGCTGATCGTTCTGCCGGCAGGTACGCGCGATCGCCTGGTATGGACCGGCCCCTCGGACCGCTACCTCCTTTCCCTGAAGGCAGAAGAGCTAGCCAAACTGGCCGAGCAGACCACCGGATCGCCCGAGGTGGAGTTCACCCCGCGATGGGCCGCGCATGACATGGCACTGCGCAACCTGGTGATGGAGATGGGCCAGCAGGCAGAGAACGGCTGGCCCCTGGGAAGCCTCTACGCGGGCCTGCTCTCGCTGGACCTGCAGCACCACCTGCTGCGCACCTACGCAGGGCGGCCGTACAAGGCTCCGGAATTCAAAGGCGGCCTGACAAGGCCCCGTCTGCGTCATGCGCTGGAGTTCATGAACGAGCATCTCGGCGAGGATGTGAGCCTGGAAAAGATCGCGGACGAGCTCCAACTCAGCCCCTTTCACTTCGCCCGCGCTTTCCGCATCAGCGCCGGGAAGACGGCGCACCAGTATCTGCTGGACCGCCGCATGGAAGAAGCTCGCCACCTGTTGCGGAGCACCCGCGACGACATCGCGGAGATCGCCCTGCACTGTGGCTTTCAGTCCCCGGTGAACTTTACACGCACCTTCCGCGAGCGCGTCGGTGCGACTCCGTCGCAGTGGAGAGCCGCGGCGGGCTAG